A part of Astyanax mexicanus isolate ESR-SI-001 chromosome 2, AstMex3_surface, whole genome shotgun sequence genomic DNA contains:
- the rfwd3 gene encoding E3 ubiquitin-protein ligase RFWD3 isoform X2 yields MEDMEVDVQLGAAGAAVSSVGVEVPIVIPDSGSSTEVEEDEDGDRQLEGRSTVPIERPRLASTQAVRRRRRARPGLRFQYSTQTTLLNRGPLDFLLRVSAGSDTEPISGSTEEVSDSEEEGQNGQSANSGQSSEPAPVSNSSQQAPVVAPLLQEPSATGPVVSADVERTEAPVQSEPKTDSAPAAAAATTASSTAVDESEEGEGETCSICFEPWTTAGEHRLATLRCGHLFGFTCIDRWLKGQGAKCPQCNKKAKRTDIVLLYARKLRALDNTEQESLKRSLEQEQSLRRKAELESAQCRLQLQAVSDECGKLRREVKELRMLMGQTASSSSQSQASTLSLSQRQESSSGGHYAFSKAVLVSQAGGCRVLSYCEPLSCLLASQPSPHSTLVPGYGVKKISAVNLKASHYVPIHAKQIRGLSFNRQQDSLLLSAALDNTVKLTSLWTNTVVQAYNTGKPVWSCCWCHDNNNYIYAGLSNGSVLVYDTRDTSTHVQELAPVRSNCPVVSLSYLPRAASSLFPCGGIIAGSLEGACFWEHVDGTTYRPHVLPLESGGCTDIQVEPESRHCLVTYRPGRANPSLRCVLMDLNRSPHTDSSQAPVCSCSPVQTFTAGSSCKLLTKNAVFKSPAGEGSTLVCAGDEASNSTMVWDASSGALLQKLPADLPVLDICSFEMNQEHYLASLTEKMLKIYKWE; encoded by the exons ATGGAAGACATGGAGGTGGATGTGCAGTTAGGAGCAGCAGGGGCAGCTGTTAGTTCTGTAGGGGTGGAGGTGCCGATAGTCATTCCTGACTCTGGGAGCAGCACAGAAGTAGAGGAGGATGAAGATGGTGATAGACAGCTTGAAGGAAGAAGCACTGTCCCAATAGAGAGGCCACGACTTGCATCAACTCAGGCTGTCAGGAGAAGACGGAGAGCTAG GCCAGGATTGCGGTTCCAGTACTCGACTCAGACTACACTTCTAAACAGAGGCCCTTTAGACTTCTTGCTCAGGGTTTCAGCAGGGAGTGACACAGAACCAATCTCAGGCAGCACAGAGGAGGTGAGTGACTCTGAGGAAGAAGGACAAAATGGACAGAGCGCAAATTCTGGACAGTCTTCAGAACCTGCCCCTGTGTCTAACTCCAGCCAGCAGGCTCCAGTGGTGGCTCCTCTACTTCAGGAACCCAGTGCAACAG GTCCTGTTGTTTCTGCTGATGTTGAGAGGACAGAAGCCCCAGTTCAGTCTGAACCCAAG ACTGattcagctccagcagcagctgcTGCAACTACTGCCTCCTCAACTGCTGTGGATGAAAGTGAGGAAGGAGAGGGTGAGACCTGCTCCATATGCTTCGAACCTTGGACCACTGCGGGCGAGCATCGTCTGGCTACTCTGCGCTGTGGCCACCTGTTCGGCTTTACTTGTATTGACAGGTGGCTGAAGGGCCAAGGAGCCAAATGCCCACAG TGCAATAAGAAGGCCAAGCGAACTGACATAGTCTTGCTTTATGCACGGAAACTGAGGGCACTGGACAACACAGAACAGGAGAGTTTAAAAAG ATCATTAGAGCAGGAGCAGAGCTTAAGGAGGAAGGCTGAATTAGAATCTGCTCAGTGTCGCCTGCAGTTGCAGGCAGTATCAGATGAATGTGGGAAACTCAGACGAGAGGTTAAG GAGTTACGGATGTTGATGGGACAGACTGCCTCTAGCTCCTCTCAGTCCCAGGCGTCCACTTTGTCACTGTCTCAGAGACAGGAGTCCTCTAGCGGAGGACACTATGCCTTCTCCAAAGCTGTTCTCGTGTCTCAGGCTGGAGGCTGTCGTGTGTTGTCTTACTGTGAGCCCCTTAGCTGCCTCTTGGCCTCTCAACCCTCCCCTCACTCTACTCTAGTACCTG GGTATGGGGTGAAGAAGATTAGTGCTGTGAATCTGAAAGCCAGTCATTATGTCCCTATCCACGCTAAACAGATCAGAGGCCTTTCTTTTAACAGGCAACAGGATAGCCTGTTGCTCTCAGCTGCTCTCGATAACACTGTCAAACTCACCAG CTTATGGACAAACACTGTGGTTCAGGCCTATAACACTGGTAAACCTGTctggagctgctgctggtgccATGACAACAACAATTACATATATGCTGGCCTAAGCAATGGCTCTGTGCTGGTGTACGACACCCGGGACACCAGCACTCATGTGCAGGAGCTTGCCCCAGTACGCTCCAA TTGTCCAGTTGTGTCTCTGTCCTACCTTCCCCGTGCTGCTTCCAGTCTCTTTCCCTGTGGTGGCATCATTGCTGGCTCTCTTGAGGGAGCCTGCTTCTGGGAGCATGTCGATGGCACTACCTACAGACCTCATGTTCTGCCTTTAGAGTCTGGGGgctgcacagatatacaggtGGAACCGGAGAGCAGACACTGTCTTGTCACCTACAGACCTG GCCGTGCAAACCCTTCTCTTCGCTGTGTTCTGATGGACCTGAACCGAAGCCCCCACACTGATTCCTCCCAGGCACCTGTCTGCTCTTGCTCTCCAGTCCAGACCTTCACTGCCGGCTCCTCCTGCAAGCTGCTCACAAAGAATGCCGTGTTTAAGAGCCCAGCTGGTGAGGGATCCACACTTGTGTGTGCAGGAGACGAGGCATCCAATTCAACCATG GTGTGGGATGCTAGTAGTGGTGCCTTGCTTCAAAAGCTGCCTGCAGATCTTCCTGTATTGGACATCTGTAGTTTTGAGATGAACCAGGAACACTACCTGGCCTCACTCACTGAGAAGATGCTAAAGATCTATAAATGGGAATGA
- the rfwd3 gene encoding E3 ubiquitin-protein ligase RFWD3 isoform X3, with product MARTSEAMMEDMEVDVQLGAAGAAVSSVGVEVPIVIPDSGSSTEVEEDEDGDRQLEGRSTVPIERPRLASTQAVRRRRRARPGLRFQYSTQTTLLNRGPLDFLLRVSAGSDTEPISGSTEEVSDSEEEGQNGQSANSGQSSEPAPVSNSSQQAPVVAPLLQEPSATGPVVSADVERTEAPVQSEPKTDSAPAAAAATTASSTAVDESEEGEGETCSICFEPWTTAGEHRLATLRCGHLFGFTCIDRWLKGQGAKCPQCNKKAKRTDIVLLYARKLRALDNTEQESLKRSLEQEQSLRRKAELESAQCRLQLQAVSDECGKLRREVKELRMLMGQTASSSSQSQASTLSLSQRQESSSGGHYAFSKAVLVSQAGGCRVLSYCEPLSCLLASQPSPHSTLVPGYGVKKISAVNLKASHYVPIHAKQIRGLSFNRQQDSLLLSAALDNTVKLTSLWTNTVVQAYNTGKPVWSCCWCHDNNNYIYAGLSNGSVLVYDTRDTSTHVQELAPVRSNCPVVSLSYLPRAASSLFPCGGIIAGSLEGACFWEHVDGTTYRPHVLPLESGGCTDIQVEPESRHCLVTYRPVSSELQHN from the exons ATGGCGCGGACTTCAGAAGCTATG ATGGAAGACATGGAGGTGGATGTGCAGTTAGGAGCAGCAGGGGCAGCTGTTAGTTCTGTAGGGGTGGAGGTGCCGATAGTCATTCCTGACTCTGGGAGCAGCACAGAAGTAGAGGAGGATGAAGATGGTGATAGACAGCTTGAAGGAAGAAGCACTGTCCCAATAGAGAGGCCACGACTTGCATCAACTCAGGCTGTCAGGAGAAGACGGAGAGCTAG GCCAGGATTGCGGTTCCAGTACTCGACTCAGACTACACTTCTAAACAGAGGCCCTTTAGACTTCTTGCTCAGGGTTTCAGCAGGGAGTGACACAGAACCAATCTCAGGCAGCACAGAGGAGGTGAGTGACTCTGAGGAAGAAGGACAAAATGGACAGAGCGCAAATTCTGGACAGTCTTCAGAACCTGCCCCTGTGTCTAACTCCAGCCAGCAGGCTCCAGTGGTGGCTCCTCTACTTCAGGAACCCAGTGCAACAG GTCCTGTTGTTTCTGCTGATGTTGAGAGGACAGAAGCCCCAGTTCAGTCTGAACCCAAG ACTGattcagctccagcagcagctgcTGCAACTACTGCCTCCTCAACTGCTGTGGATGAAAGTGAGGAAGGAGAGGGTGAGACCTGCTCCATATGCTTCGAACCTTGGACCACTGCGGGCGAGCATCGTCTGGCTACTCTGCGCTGTGGCCACCTGTTCGGCTTTACTTGTATTGACAGGTGGCTGAAGGGCCAAGGAGCCAAATGCCCACAG TGCAATAAGAAGGCCAAGCGAACTGACATAGTCTTGCTTTATGCACGGAAACTGAGGGCACTGGACAACACAGAACAGGAGAGTTTAAAAAG ATCATTAGAGCAGGAGCAGAGCTTAAGGAGGAAGGCTGAATTAGAATCTGCTCAGTGTCGCCTGCAGTTGCAGGCAGTATCAGATGAATGTGGGAAACTCAGACGAGAGGTTAAG GAGTTACGGATGTTGATGGGACAGACTGCCTCTAGCTCCTCTCAGTCCCAGGCGTCCACTTTGTCACTGTCTCAGAGACAGGAGTCCTCTAGCGGAGGACACTATGCCTTCTCCAAAGCTGTTCTCGTGTCTCAGGCTGGAGGCTGTCGTGTGTTGTCTTACTGTGAGCCCCTTAGCTGCCTCTTGGCCTCTCAACCCTCCCCTCACTCTACTCTAGTACCTG GGTATGGGGTGAAGAAGATTAGTGCTGTGAATCTGAAAGCCAGTCATTATGTCCCTATCCACGCTAAACAGATCAGAGGCCTTTCTTTTAACAGGCAACAGGATAGCCTGTTGCTCTCAGCTGCTCTCGATAACACTGTCAAACTCACCAG CTTATGGACAAACACTGTGGTTCAGGCCTATAACACTGGTAAACCTGTctggagctgctgctggtgccATGACAACAACAATTACATATATGCTGGCCTAAGCAATGGCTCTGTGCTGGTGTACGACACCCGGGACACCAGCACTCATGTGCAGGAGCTTGCCCCAGTACGCTCCAA TTGTCCAGTTGTGTCTCTGTCCTACCTTCCCCGTGCTGCTTCCAGTCTCTTTCCCTGTGGTGGCATCATTGCTGGCTCTCTTGAGGGAGCCTGCTTCTGGGAGCATGTCGATGGCACTACCTACAGACCTCATGTTCTGCCTTTAGAGTCTGGGGgctgcacagatatacaggtGGAACCGGAGAGCAGACACTGTCTTGTCACCTACAGACCTG TTTCCTCTGAGCTCCAACACAACTGA
- the rfwd3 gene encoding E3 ubiquitin-protein ligase RFWD3 isoform X1, producing MARTSEAMMEDMEVDVQLGAAGAAVSSVGVEVPIVIPDSGSSTEVEEDEDGDRQLEGRSTVPIERPRLASTQAVRRRRRARPGLRFQYSTQTTLLNRGPLDFLLRVSAGSDTEPISGSTEEVSDSEEEGQNGQSANSGQSSEPAPVSNSSQQAPVVAPLLQEPSATGPVVSADVERTEAPVQSEPKTDSAPAAAAATTASSTAVDESEEGEGETCSICFEPWTTAGEHRLATLRCGHLFGFTCIDRWLKGQGAKCPQCNKKAKRTDIVLLYARKLRALDNTEQESLKRSLEQEQSLRRKAELESAQCRLQLQAVSDECGKLRREVKELRMLMGQTASSSSQSQASTLSLSQRQESSSGGHYAFSKAVLVSQAGGCRVLSYCEPLSCLLASQPSPHSTLVPGYGVKKISAVNLKASHYVPIHAKQIRGLSFNRQQDSLLLSAALDNTVKLTSLWTNTVVQAYNTGKPVWSCCWCHDNNNYIYAGLSNGSVLVYDTRDTSTHVQELAPVRSNCPVVSLSYLPRAASSLFPCGGIIAGSLEGACFWEHVDGTTYRPHVLPLESGGCTDIQVEPESRHCLVTYRPGRANPSLRCVLMDLNRSPHTDSSQAPVCSCSPVQTFTAGSSCKLLTKNAVFKSPAGEGSTLVCAGDEASNSTMVWDASSGALLQKLPADLPVLDICSFEMNQEHYLASLTEKMLKIYKWE from the exons ATGGCGCGGACTTCAGAAGCTATG ATGGAAGACATGGAGGTGGATGTGCAGTTAGGAGCAGCAGGGGCAGCTGTTAGTTCTGTAGGGGTGGAGGTGCCGATAGTCATTCCTGACTCTGGGAGCAGCACAGAAGTAGAGGAGGATGAAGATGGTGATAGACAGCTTGAAGGAAGAAGCACTGTCCCAATAGAGAGGCCACGACTTGCATCAACTCAGGCTGTCAGGAGAAGACGGAGAGCTAG GCCAGGATTGCGGTTCCAGTACTCGACTCAGACTACACTTCTAAACAGAGGCCCTTTAGACTTCTTGCTCAGGGTTTCAGCAGGGAGTGACACAGAACCAATCTCAGGCAGCACAGAGGAGGTGAGTGACTCTGAGGAAGAAGGACAAAATGGACAGAGCGCAAATTCTGGACAGTCTTCAGAACCTGCCCCTGTGTCTAACTCCAGCCAGCAGGCTCCAGTGGTGGCTCCTCTACTTCAGGAACCCAGTGCAACAG GTCCTGTTGTTTCTGCTGATGTTGAGAGGACAGAAGCCCCAGTTCAGTCTGAACCCAAG ACTGattcagctccagcagcagctgcTGCAACTACTGCCTCCTCAACTGCTGTGGATGAAAGTGAGGAAGGAGAGGGTGAGACCTGCTCCATATGCTTCGAACCTTGGACCACTGCGGGCGAGCATCGTCTGGCTACTCTGCGCTGTGGCCACCTGTTCGGCTTTACTTGTATTGACAGGTGGCTGAAGGGCCAAGGAGCCAAATGCCCACAG TGCAATAAGAAGGCCAAGCGAACTGACATAGTCTTGCTTTATGCACGGAAACTGAGGGCACTGGACAACACAGAACAGGAGAGTTTAAAAAG ATCATTAGAGCAGGAGCAGAGCTTAAGGAGGAAGGCTGAATTAGAATCTGCTCAGTGTCGCCTGCAGTTGCAGGCAGTATCAGATGAATGTGGGAAACTCAGACGAGAGGTTAAG GAGTTACGGATGTTGATGGGACAGACTGCCTCTAGCTCCTCTCAGTCCCAGGCGTCCACTTTGTCACTGTCTCAGAGACAGGAGTCCTCTAGCGGAGGACACTATGCCTTCTCCAAAGCTGTTCTCGTGTCTCAGGCTGGAGGCTGTCGTGTGTTGTCTTACTGTGAGCCCCTTAGCTGCCTCTTGGCCTCTCAACCCTCCCCTCACTCTACTCTAGTACCTG GGTATGGGGTGAAGAAGATTAGTGCTGTGAATCTGAAAGCCAGTCATTATGTCCCTATCCACGCTAAACAGATCAGAGGCCTTTCTTTTAACAGGCAACAGGATAGCCTGTTGCTCTCAGCTGCTCTCGATAACACTGTCAAACTCACCAG CTTATGGACAAACACTGTGGTTCAGGCCTATAACACTGGTAAACCTGTctggagctgctgctggtgccATGACAACAACAATTACATATATGCTGGCCTAAGCAATGGCTCTGTGCTGGTGTACGACACCCGGGACACCAGCACTCATGTGCAGGAGCTTGCCCCAGTACGCTCCAA TTGTCCAGTTGTGTCTCTGTCCTACCTTCCCCGTGCTGCTTCCAGTCTCTTTCCCTGTGGTGGCATCATTGCTGGCTCTCTTGAGGGAGCCTGCTTCTGGGAGCATGTCGATGGCACTACCTACAGACCTCATGTTCTGCCTTTAGAGTCTGGGGgctgcacagatatacaggtGGAACCGGAGAGCAGACACTGTCTTGTCACCTACAGACCTG GCCGTGCAAACCCTTCTCTTCGCTGTGTTCTGATGGACCTGAACCGAAGCCCCCACACTGATTCCTCCCAGGCACCTGTCTGCTCTTGCTCTCCAGTCCAGACCTTCACTGCCGGCTCCTCCTGCAAGCTGCTCACAAAGAATGCCGTGTTTAAGAGCCCAGCTGGTGAGGGATCCACACTTGTGTGTGCAGGAGACGAGGCATCCAATTCAACCATG GTGTGGGATGCTAGTAGTGGTGCCTTGCTTCAAAAGCTGCCTGCAGATCTTCCTGTATTGGACATCTGTAGTTTTGAGATGAACCAGGAACACTACCTGGCCTCACTCACTGAGAAGATGCTAAAGATCTATAAATGGGAATGA